The genomic stretch CTAAACAAATGGGCAAAAATAATTTTAAATTTTACACAACTAAATTAAGTCAAGAACAAATGCTATTATTTGAGTTAGAAAATAGCTTATATAATGCTTTACAAAATCAAGAATTATTTTTAAATTTTCAACCCCAATTCAATTTAAAATATAACACGATGTCAGGGGTAGAAGTTTTATTAAGATGGCAACACCCCACTTTAGGTATGGTTTCTCCCGCCAAATTTATACCCTTAGCAGAAGAAACAGGATTAATTATTCCTATAGGAGAATGGGTATTAGAAAAAGCCTGTATTTTAGGGAAACAATGGCAAGATTTAGGCTATTCACCGTTAGTAATTGCAGTTAATGTTTCAGCTAAACAATTTCAACAAGAAAGTTTTATTGATCAAGTCAAAAATGTTTTAAACAAAACTCAATTTAATCCTGAATATTTAGAGATAGAAATTACCGAAACTATTTTAATGCAAGATGTAGAAAAAACAGAGTTAATTATTAAAGAGTTATCTGATTTAGGAGTCAAATTTTCTTTAGACGATTTTGGCACAGGTTATTCTTCTCTTAGTTATCTTAAAAAATTTCCTTTTCATACCATTAAAATAGATCAATCTTTTGTGAGAGATTTAGAGATAAATCAACAAGATCAAGCCTTAGTTACTGCTGTCATTACTTTAGCTAAAGGTTATCGTATGAAAGTAGTTGCAGAAGGAGTAGAAACAGAAAATCAAAAATTATTATTAAAAAATCTTAACTGTGATATAATTCAAGGCTGGTTAGTAAGTAAGCCTTTAAAACAAGGAGATTTTGCAACTTTGTTGACTCGATATAACAAAAAAATCAGCCAAGTTTAAAAATTATTTCTGAGAAAAATTTTCATGGAAAGATTAGCGGTATTAGGATTAGATATTGGTTTAAAAAGAGTTGGAGTCGCCGGTTGTGATGGTTTAGGATTGTTAGCTACTGAGTTAACTACTGTTTATCGTACTTCTTTTGAAAATGATGTGGAAGCCTTCCGTAAATTAGTAATGGAAAGACAAGCAACATTATTAGTGATCGGTATTCCTTATACCATGAATGGGGAAATTGGTTTTCAGGCTAAACAAGTGGTAAAATATGCCAAAAGACTCGGTAAAGCCCTACAATTACCTTTAGAATTTGTGGACGAGAGACTTACTTCTGTAGAGGCAGAAGAACAATTGAAAAGTAGTAAAAAATATTCTTCCCGTGATAAAGGTTCGATCGATCGACGGGCTGCGGCCATTATCCTACAACAATGGTTAGATGCAAGAGGACAATGAAGAGAGGACAATGAAGATAGGTTTTAGGTTGATTTTCCCATGACTCTCATCAATCAATTAGCTAAATTAATCTGAATCAAATCAATTATTACGCATTTCTTCTCAATTCTTTACCTAATAACTAACACCTAACATCTTATCATTACCAATAAATTTTATAGTTCACTGAGGTTAAACAGATTTGTTTTTAGCCATTGCAACTTGAATATTTAACCATTTTATTTCATCTTCGATCGCCCAACGACATCTACGCCAAGCCTCTAACTGATAAGGATCACGATCATCAGAAACAATATTTAATTCCTTTTCTTTATTTTCTAATTGCAACTGACAAATAATTAAACGATGTTGTAATAGTTTTAGCCTTTCTTGGGGTTCTAAATAAGTGAAAAAGAAAAACTTAATCATAAAACGAGAACGGGCATTCACCCAACTTTCTTGAGGATGTTCTAACATTTTTTCTTTCCATTTCAGAACACCTTTTTTCGTAATACTGTAGATTTTCCGAGTAATAATACTATCTTCCTGTTCAGTTAATACTTTGATTAGTTCCCTTTCTTCTAAGCGTCTTAAAAGAGGATAAATTGCACCATAGTTAACACTGATACATCCACTCATAAATAATTCCATTTGTTGTTTGAGTCGATACCCGTGCAGTGGTTCTTTTTGCAATAGTCCTAAAGTCGCTAATTCTAACATAAGATTTTTGTCAATTTATATCAAATTGATATATAATTCTGATATTGTAAAACTTAAATATACTATCAGAATGTTGCTGTTATAAAAATTAACCTCAGTGTAACTAATATGACTAATCCTAACTCTCCTCCGACCTGTGAGGAATCGAATATTGAGCAAGAAAAATTACAGGTTACTCCCTCTAGCCATGAAACTACTCAACAATCTTCTTCCCGTTGGCGAATAGTTTTAATTTTTTTATTTGTGGCTTTAGTAGCTGGTGGTGGGGGTAAATTGTGGTTAGCCAGTAACAATAAGGAAAAGAATGCTCCTTCTAATGCGATGACAGCAGGACAACCTCAAGCCTTACCTGTAAAGTTAGAAACTTTAAGTAGTCAATCTTTAGAAGATAGTACCACGGTGATAGGTACTTTAGATGCTCCAAGAGCGGTAACAGTTAAGTCGGAAATTAGTGGAAGGGTAAACCAAATTTTAGTCAGTGAAGGGGGAAGAGTTCAAGCAGGGGAAGTGATTTTGACGGTAGAAAGTGATGAGTTACAAGCCGAATTGTTTCAAGCAAAGGCTCAACTTCAGAATGCTCAAGCTCGTTTATCTCAACTTAAAACGGGAAGTCGTACTGAAGATATTGCTGAGGCAAAAGCACAATTAAATCAATCGATCGCACGATTAAATAATGCCAAAGAAGGTGCTATTCCCGAAGAAATTGCCCAAGCTAAAGCTCAAGTGGAATCAGCAAAAGCAGAGTTAGATTTAGCACAGGAAAGAATTAAAAGGTATCGTAATTTAGAGCAAGAGGGAGCGATTTCTCAAGATCAATTTGATGAGCGACTAAAAACAGAACGTCAGGCGATGGCCGCTCTTACTGAGGCACAACGTCGTTTATCAGCCTTAAGTAAAGGAAGACAAGCAGATCTTAATGAGTTAGAAGCAGAAGTAGAACAAGCTAGACAAAACTTAAAACGTTTAGAAAATGGAGCAAGAATAGAAGAAATTGCCCAAGCAGAAGCAGATGTCGCCGAATCAATGGCACTGATAAGAACGATCGATGTGAAAATCAAAAAAACAGAGATTGTTGCCCCTTTTACGGGAATTATTGGAGATATACCTATCAAACTTGGTGATTATGTGGAATCTGGAGATGAATTAACCACCATTACGGAAAATAATGTTTTAGAGGTTGATCTTTCCGTTCCTTTAGAACAGGCGAAAGAACTACAGTTAGGCTTACCTGTCGTAATTTTAGATGGTGAAGGGGAAGCAGTTACATCAGGTAAAATTAGTTTTATTTCTCCGAATGTGACGGCAAATAGTCAATTAGTTTTAGCTAAAGCTACCCTTGAAAATGGTTCAACCAATTTGTTTAACAGAGGCTCAGTCCAAGCAAAAATTATATGGGATCAACGTCAAGGGATTTTAATTCCTTCTGCCGCAGTGTCTCGTCTAGGTGGAAAAACTTTTGTCTTTGTTGCCGAATCGGCGGAGAATTCCACACCAGACAAACCCCAATTAATAGCAAAACAGAAATTAGTCACTCTTGGTACTCTTCAAGGTAATAACTATCAAGTTTTGAAAGGTTTACAAGTAGGAGAACAAATCATAACCGCAGGTATTTTAAACCTCAGTGATGAAGCTCCTGTTATGCCGTTAAAGTAGGAGTCTCCCATATCCTGTCTCCTGTCTCCTATATCCTAACTCCTATCTCCTCAAAACTATGTTTGTTGATTTTTTTATTAAACGTCCTGTTTTTTCCACTGTTTGCTCTCTGATTATCCTCTTAGTAGGCATAATTAGTATTTTTATCTTACCAGTCGATCGATTTCCTGATATTAGTCCCACCCAAATTCAGATCACCGCTAATTATAATGGGGCTAATGCAGAAGTAGTGGAAAATACTGTTACCAATATTTTAGAAAGACAAATTAATGGTATAGAAGGATTAAAATACTTGTCTTCCAGTAGCAGTAATGATGGCACTAGCAGTATTACCGCCACCTTTGAATCTTCACGGGATAAAGATTTAGCCGCCGTTGATGTACAAAATCAAGTTTCGATCGTGGAATCACAATTACCAGAAGTAGTACAAAGATCTGGGGTAACGGTAAGTAAACAATCGAATAATCTTTTGATGGGGTTTGGCTTATTTAGCGAAAATGAGGAATACGACAATTTATTTTTAAGTAATTATGCCGATCGTTATCTGGTGGATGCCTTAAAAAGAATTGAAGGAGTAGGTAATGTTAGGGTATTCGGTGAACGACGTTATGCCATGCGTTTATGGCTCGATCCTAGTCGTCTTGCTAGTCGAGGTTTAACTACTGGGGATATATCTGAAGCCTTGAGGGAACAAAATATCCAAGTAGGAGCAGGTAAAATTGGGGCAGAACCGGCGATCGAAGGACAAGAATATCAAATAGATTTAAGAGCCATTAGTCAATTAACTTATCCTGAAGAATTTGAAAATTTAATTCTGAAAACTGATGAAAATGGGGGGATAATTCGCTTTAAAGATGTTGGTAGAGTAGAATTAGGATCTCAAGATTACGGTTCTTTTTTACGTTTTAGAGGTATAGAAGCCGTTGGAATTGGTATTTATCAACTACCCGGATCTAATGCGTTACAAGTTGGGAAAAATGTTAAAGCCGAAATGGTTAGATTATCAACGGAATTTCCCAAGGGAATCGAAGCAAGATTGGCTTTTGATACCACCGCATTTATTGAAGAGTCATTGAAAGAGGTGATAATGAACCTTTTCGTTTCTATTGGTTTAGTGGTTTTAATTATTCTGGTTTTTTTGCAAGATTGGCGTACAACTTTAATTCCCTCTCTCACTATTCCCCTGTCTTTAATCGGTACTTTTGCCTTCGTTAAAGCCTTCGGTTTTTCTATCAATACCTTAACCCTTTTTGGCTTAACCCTTGGAACGGGGATCGTGGTAGATGATGCGATCGTCGTTGTGGAACAAATTCACCGTTATATCCAAGATAAAGATATGGAAGCCGATGAAGCCTCTAGTGTGTCTATGAAACAGTTATTTGGAGCGGTTATTGCAACTTCTTTGGTATTGATGGCGGTATTTATTCCCGTGGCTTTTTTCCCCGGTACAACGGGTGCTTTATATCGTCAATTTGCTCTGACGATCGCCTTTTCTATTCTCATTTCAACTTTTTTGGCATTAACTTTAACTCCTTCCCTATGTGCTTTATTACTCAGAAAAGGACAGCATCCCCCTGCATGGTTAGCACCGATTTTTAATACTTTTAATATTTTTCTGGATTGGGTAACGGAAAAATACGAACGATCGTTAATCTTTTTAACTCGATTTAAACTCTTTATTATTGGAATTTTTATCGTTTTAATTGCTTTTACGGGTTGGTTATATGTAAGAGTTCCTACTTCTTTTTTACCAGAAGAAGATCAAGGCTATTTTATTACTATTGTTCAAGGGCCAGAAGGAGTTTCTTTGCAATATACCAGTGATGTCATGGCAAAAGTAGAAGAGGAAATTCTCAAAATGCCTGAAGTTAGGGCAACCTTTGCCATCGGTGGTTTTTCTTTTGGTGGGAGTACTCCTAATCAGGGAGTTATCTTTGCTCCTCTTAAACCTTGGGAAGAACGAAATACTCCTGATCAAAGCGTTCAAGCCATTATCGGTAAATTGTACGGCAAATTTGCCACCATTCCTGAAGCCAGAGTTATCCCTATTAATCCTCCTGCTATTCAAGGTTTAGGCACTTTTGGCGGTTTTACTTTTAAAATGCAAGATCGTAGAATTAACCCTGATCTTAACTCTATGGTTGAGGTAATGGGACAATTTTTAGGACAAGCCAATCAAACTGAAGGTTTACAAGCCGTTTTTACCCAATTTGCCGCTAATAGTCCTCAATTACTAATAGAAGTAAATCGTGATCGAGCCAAACTTTTAGAAGTAGATTTAGAGGATATTTTTAGAACTCTTGAAACTGCTTTAGGAGGAGAATATATAAATGATTTCACTATGCAACAACGCACCTATCGAGTTTATTTACAAGCAGATCAAAAATTTCGATCGAATCCCGAAGATATTAATAATCTGTATGTGCGATCGGATAATAATGAAATGATACCCTTATCTAATTTAGTGACAGTGACTCCCACAACAGGAGCGCAAAGCATAGATCACTATAACTTATTCCGTGCGATCGATATTAACGGTTCAGCGGCTCCCGGTTTCACTTCAGGACAAGCAATTACAACTGTCGGAAATCTAAATAAACAAATTTTACCAGTCGGTTTTGGTTATGAGTGGACAGGTATATCTTTAGAAGAAATCAGTGCAGGAGGTTTGGCGATCGTTATTTTCAGTTTAGGATTATTATTTGTATTCCTAGTTTTAGCCGCTCAGTATGAAAATTATATTGATCCTTTAATCATTATGTTAGCCGTTCCTTTAGCCATATTAGGCGCATTGTTAGCACAAATGTTGAGAGGTTTTCCAAATGATGTTTATTGTCAAATTGGGTTAGTTATGTTAATTGGATTAGCAAGTAAAAACTCCATTTTAATTGTGGAATTTGCCAACCAATTAAGGGAAGAAGGATTACCCATTGTAAAAGCAGTAATTGAGGCATCAAAACAAAGATTAAAATCAATTTTAATGACGGCTATTTCTAACTTAGTCGGTACTTTACCTTTGCTTATTGCCACAGGTGCGGGGGCTGGAAGCCGACAATCTTTAGGAACGACGGTTTTCGGCGGAATGTTAATTGCTACTTTTTTAAGTCTATTTGTTGTACCCATTTTATATATGGTAATAAAAATAGGAACAGAGAAAATTTTTATCCAAAAACAATACTAGAATTAAATAAAATTTGTTGAATAATAGATGGATTAACTTTTGAGAATTTTATCATGCTGTAAATGAACTCACACAATGGCTAGTTAAAAACATCAATAAATCTTATTAAGTAACTTGAAATATAGTTACTTTTAAAACAACTTTTCAGGTACGAAAACCTAAGTTAGAGTACTTTATAACGGTGAGAAATGCTATATCCTTTTTCAATGTTTACCTAAAACTAAAAATAATTTGACAATAATCTCCCAATAATGATAATATTTTGCAATAATAATAAATATCAACTTAAAATAAGTAAGATAAATAGAGATATATGTACGTTTGTATTTGCAAAGGTATAACAGAGAGAGATATTCACAAAGCCGTAGAACAGGGTATTTCTTCCTTAGAAAAACTCTCTGAAGTGACTTCTGTTTCTAAAGATTGTGGGTGTTGTACAGATTATGCTTGTAAAGTTTTACGGGAAGCAATGAAATCTCAAAAAATATAATTAGGGTATAAAAGACAGAAATATAGAAATTTGATTATAGGGTGTTATATTATCCCCATTTCTCTTTTCTTGATGTTAACTTCTCTCTCTTATCCCATATCAGTTGTTAGGAAGAAAATTTCATCGTTGTAGTAATGCGTTTCATAGCTTCTAGCACATTTTCTCTACTGTTAAAAGCACTAAGACGAAAATAACCCTCTCCTGCCGCACCAAAACCAGATCCGGGTGTACCTACAACATTGACGTTGTGTAATAATTTATCAAAGAAATCCCAACTAGATAAACCATCAGGGGTTTTTACCCACACATAGGGAGCATTAACCCCACCATAAACGGTTAATCCTGCTTTCGTCAATTCTTCTCGAATGATATTGGCATTTTCTAAGTAAAATTTGACTAATTGTGCAATTTGTGCTTGGCCTTCTTCCGAATAAACAGCTTCTGCACCTCTTTGTACAATGTAGGAAACTCCGTTAAATTTCGTTGATTGACGGCGATTCCAGAGTTTCCATAATTCTACTTCTGAACCATCACTGGCTTTTCCTGTTAAATTTTTAGGTACCACTGTTAAAGCACAACGAGTTCCTGTAAATCCCGCATTTTTAGAGAAAGAGCGAAATTCGATCGCACAATCTTTAGCACCTTCAATTTCATAAATGGAGTGAGGTAAACTAGGATCAGTGATAAAGGCTTCATAGGCGGCATCAAACAAAATAATTGCTTCATGTTTTTTTGCATACTCTACCCAAGACTGTAAATATTCTTTCGTGGCGATCGCACCTGTGGGATTGTTAGGAAAACAAAGATAGATTAAATCAACGGCTTGTGTGGGTATCTGGGCAATAAAATCATTTTCTGCACTGATGGGAAGATAAACTAAACCCTCATA from Geminocystis sp. NIES-3709 encodes the following:
- the ruvX gene encoding Holliday junction resolvase RuvX, translated to MERLAVLGLDIGLKRVGVAGCDGLGLLATELTTVYRTSFENDVEAFRKLVMERQATLLVIGIPYTMNGEIGFQAKQVVKYAKRLGKALQLPLEFVDERLTSVEAEEQLKSSKKYSSRDKGSIDRRAAAIILQQWLDARGQ
- a CDS encoding PadR family transcriptional regulator, yielding MLELATLGLLQKEPLHGYRLKQQMELFMSGCISVNYGAIYPLLRRLEERELIKVLTEQEDSIITRKIYSITKKGVLKWKEKMLEHPQESWVNARSRFMIKFFFFTYLEPQERLKLLQHRLIICQLQLENKEKELNIVSDDRDPYQLEAWRRCRWAIEDEIKWLNIQVAMAKNKSV
- a CDS encoding efflux RND transporter periplasmic adaptor subunit, producing the protein MTNPNSPPTCEESNIEQEKLQVTPSSHETTQQSSSRWRIVLIFLFVALVAGGGGKLWLASNNKEKNAPSNAMTAGQPQALPVKLETLSSQSLEDSTTVIGTLDAPRAVTVKSEISGRVNQILVSEGGRVQAGEVILTVESDELQAELFQAKAQLQNAQARLSQLKTGSRTEDIAEAKAQLNQSIARLNNAKEGAIPEEIAQAKAQVESAKAELDLAQERIKRYRNLEQEGAISQDQFDERLKTERQAMAALTEAQRRLSALSKGRQADLNELEAEVEQARQNLKRLENGARIEEIAQAEADVAESMALIRTIDVKIKKTEIVAPFTGIIGDIPIKLGDYVESGDELTTITENNVLEVDLSVPLEQAKELQLGLPVVILDGEGEAVTSGKISFISPNVTANSQLVLAKATLENGSTNLFNRGSVQAKIIWDQRQGILIPSAAVSRLGGKTFVFVAESAENSTPDKPQLIAKQKLVTLGTLQGNNYQVLKGLQVGEQIITAGILNLSDEAPVMPLK
- a CDS encoding efflux RND transporter permease subunit, with amino-acid sequence MFVDFFIKRPVFSTVCSLIILLVGIISIFILPVDRFPDISPTQIQITANYNGANAEVVENTVTNILERQINGIEGLKYLSSSSSNDGTSSITATFESSRDKDLAAVDVQNQVSIVESQLPEVVQRSGVTVSKQSNNLLMGFGLFSENEEYDNLFLSNYADRYLVDALKRIEGVGNVRVFGERRYAMRLWLDPSRLASRGLTTGDISEALREQNIQVGAGKIGAEPAIEGQEYQIDLRAISQLTYPEEFENLILKTDENGGIIRFKDVGRVELGSQDYGSFLRFRGIEAVGIGIYQLPGSNALQVGKNVKAEMVRLSTEFPKGIEARLAFDTTAFIEESLKEVIMNLFVSIGLVVLIILVFLQDWRTTLIPSLTIPLSLIGTFAFVKAFGFSINTLTLFGLTLGTGIVVDDAIVVVEQIHRYIQDKDMEADEASSVSMKQLFGAVIATSLVLMAVFIPVAFFPGTTGALYRQFALTIAFSILISTFLALTLTPSLCALLLRKGQHPPAWLAPIFNTFNIFLDWVTEKYERSLIFLTRFKLFIIGIFIVLIAFTGWLYVRVPTSFLPEEDQGYFITIVQGPEGVSLQYTSDVMAKVEEEILKMPEVRATFAIGGFSFGGSTPNQGVIFAPLKPWEERNTPDQSVQAIIGKLYGKFATIPEARVIPINPPAIQGLGTFGGFTFKMQDRRINPDLNSMVEVMGQFLGQANQTEGLQAVFTQFAANSPQLLIEVNRDRAKLLEVDLEDIFRTLETALGGEYINDFTMQQRTYRVYLQADQKFRSNPEDINNLYVRSDNNEMIPLSNLVTVTPTTGAQSIDHYNLFRAIDINGSAAPGFTSGQAITTVGNLNKQILPVGFGYEWTGISLEEISAGGLAIVIFSLGLLFVFLVLAAQYENYIDPLIIMLAVPLAILGALLAQMLRGFPNDVYCQIGLVMLIGLASKNSILIVEFANQLREEGLPIVKAVIEASKQRLKSILMTAISNLVGTLPLLIATGAGAGSRQSLGTTVFGGMLIATFLSLFVVPILYMVIKIGTEKIFIQKQY
- a CDS encoding (2Fe-2S)-binding protein, whose amino-acid sequence is MYVCICKGITERDIHKAVEQGISSLEKLSEVTSVSKDCGCCTDYACKVLREAMKSQKI
- a CDS encoding LL-diaminopimelate aminotransferase; protein product: MARINDNYLKLKAGYLFPEIARRVNTFAQENPNANIIRLGIGDVTEPLPQACQDAMVKAIADMGDRNTFKGYGPEQGYNWLREKIAQHDFQSRGCDISADEIFISDGSKCDTGNILDIFGKNNKIAVTDPVYPVYVDTNVMAGHTGDANEKGEYEGLVYLPISAENDFIAQIPTQAVDLIYLCFPNNPTGAIATKEYLQSWVEYAKKHEAIILFDAAYEAFITDPSLPHSIYEIEGAKDCAIEFRSFSKNAGFTGTRCALTVVPKNLTGKASDGSEVELWKLWNRRQSTKFNGVSYIVQRGAEAVYSEEGQAQIAQLVKFYLENANIIREELTKAGLTVYGGVNAPYVWVKTPDGLSSWDFFDKLLHNVNVVGTPGSGFGAAGEGYFRLSAFNSRENVLEAMKRITTTMKFSS